From Paenibacillus sp. FSL H8-0537:
TCAAATGGAGCAGCGGATGGACCCGCGCTTGGTGACGGCTCCGGAGGCGCCTCTGCTGACAGACTAGAAGACGGAAACATGTCTGATCCCGGCGTAGAACTGGTACTCCCTTCTACCGGAACGTCTTTTTCGCTTGAGCATCCTGTTGATAACATCGTAATTATAGTGAACCCTAGAAGAGCGATATTTAACTTTTTGATTGCTTAAACCCCCTACGACTTTCTTTTTAGCTAATACGTGTATCGTAGATATATGTAACGAAATATGAAAAGAAAACGGCCACATTACGGGATAAGTCCCGTAAGTGACCGCTGTTAACGTCAGTATCTATATTGCATTTTATCGTGTAATCTATGATACGTCGACTTTTCGGAACTGTGCGAGTTTACCGCAATGGTTACGAAAATGTTTGTTGGAACGATGGCGCAGATTTGTTCACAAATTCACCGAATCAGTGGCCGTACAAATGGCGCAAACCCTTACCCAGCCTACGTTCAGCTAACCTTATGCTCAATCCGCAGCTTATCCGCCACCATCGCGATAAACTCCGAGTTCGTAGGCTTGGACTTGCTGATATTGATCGTGTAGCCAAATAGGTGACTGATGCTGTCGATGTTGCCGCGCGTCCAAGCGACTTCGATAGCATGGCGAATCGCTCGTTCGACGCGGGATGGTGTCGTTTTGAATTTTTCCGCGATTGCTGGATATAACGTTTTTGTAATCGCACCCAAAATTTCGATATTGTTATACACCATTGTGATCGCTTCGCGTAAATACTGGTAGCCTTTAATATGAGCAGGCACACCGATTTCATGAATAATGCTTGTAATATTGGCATCTAGGTTTTTGCCTTTAGCAAGCGGCACGACATTCGATTTCACTGTTGATGAATTCGAATTGTAAGAAGAAGATGCCGAGTATGAAGAATTTCCAAACAGCTGGCGAATCCGGTTAGCCAAAATATCCATATCGAAAGGCTTGAGAATATAATAAGAAGCACCCAATTGAACTGCTTTTTGTGTGATATTTTCTTGACCGAAAGCGGTCAACATAATGATTTTAGGCATTGGAGAAATGTTCATTTCCCGCAAGCGCTCCAAAACGCCAAGTCCGTCCAAATGAGGCATAATAATATCAAGAATGAGTACATCCGGCATTTTACGGGATTCTTCTAAGTGCCTCAGCACTTCTTCACCGTTATACGCTACGCCGCTCACATTCATATCACTTTGATCGGATATGTATTCCGATAACAAATTTGTAAATTCTCTGTTGTCATCTGCCAATAATACATCAATTTTTTGCAAGATATTATCCTCCCTCAAATGATAATCCAATTTTCACTCTTGAACCTTCCCCTAGTTGTCTTGAGTAACATTTTCGACACGTCGATATAAATTCCTTCTGTCGAAAATTATTTTTCTTTATTTTTTTTCTCAATACCGTTATACTGATTATTTATTTACATTTAGCGCTTCGTTTCGCTGAGTTTCGACAAAAGAAGGCCTTCCACAAAAATAAAACAACCGCCTGCAGCTTATAAGCACACTGCCGCTGGCGGTTGTTTTTATGCTGCTGTTTGACTGTCCTGCTGTAATGTAGATTTCAATAACACCCCTGCATCTTGAAGCATCCATTCAATGAAACATCCATAACCCGATGTGGGATCATTTACAAAAACATGGGTCACCGCACCAACCAGCTTGCCATTTTGAATAATTGGGCTGCCTGACATACCTTGTACTATGCCGCCCGTTTTATCAAGCAAACGCTTGTCCGTTATTTTGATAACCATTCCTTTAGTTGCCGGACTGTTCTGCTTCATAACATGAGAAATTTCAATATCAAATTTCTCAACCTTTTGCCCGTTTACTACGGTATAAATTTGAGCAGGACCTTCAGCTACCTCCTCAGCAAAAGCAACCGGCAAAGCACTGCTGTTATAGCTATGGGTAGGGTTTTCATTCATTTTTCCGAAAATACCAAATGGCGTGTTTCGTTCTACATTGCCTAACACTTTACTTTCCTTCACAAAATGGGCCCTTTTTTCGCCCGGTTCGCCATTTTGGCTTTTGTTAATCGACGTTACACTGGATTGAAGAATTTGACCATCGCCAACTTCGATAGCTGTTTGCGTGTCCATATCAGTAATAACATGTCCAAGTGCTCCGTAAACGCCCTGATCAGGAGCATAAAACGTCAGTGTGCCTACACCAGCAGCAGAGTCGCGTATATAAAGCCCTAGCCGCCACGTTCGATCCTCAGCATCATAAGATGGATTCAAAACGGTTTTGCTTAATTGCCCGCTACGCTTATATACAATATCAAGCGCTTTCTTGTTGTTGCCTGCCTGACCAACGAGCTCTGCTACTTTCCTCACTTCGGTAACCTTCTGCCCATCGATCTTGACAATCAAATCGCCAAGACGCAATCCTGCAAGCTCACCTGGAGACTGTTTGCTGCCATTCTGACTAGTCACTTGATGATGACCGACGACTAAAATCCCCGCTGACTTCACCTTAACCCCAATGGTTTGACCACCAGGAATGACCTTTAAATCAGGCACAACATTGACTTTCACCGTCTTGAAAGGAATTTTACCGAATAATTTCACTTTCATCCTCGTCTCGCCGCTTTGCTGCGAATGCAAGGATAGCGGTTCGTTCAAATTGACTGATAAAGACCGGGTCGATGAGCCATTCACTTGAAGCATACGCGGGTCCACCGTAACTTGAGCATGAACAGGAACTCCATATTGTAATCGTTTCGATTGGCCTGTGAACAATCGCAGTTCATTCGGGATTGAGGCTAAGTGCTGAAACGGTGTGGAGAAGCCTACCATGCAAATCAAAATCACGAGAACCAGACCGAACCATCTCTTCCTCTTGCTGGAGTTCAATGATTTCACGCTCCCTGTAATTCCATCGCATGACGATAAAGGTTTAATCGCCATTGGCGTACCTTTAACTTACCCTGCCCCGACCGTTTTATGACCACAAAAAACTTCCCTGAATGCCCTCCATTAGGCTCCTTTCTGTCGCAATGCCAAATCAAGCATTTCTTGTGCATGATGTCTCGTTTTCTCGGTGACTTCGACACCACCCAGCATGCGCGCCAGCTCCTCTATCCGGGTACTGCTCATAATTTCTTTAATGGAGGTCGCTGTACGCTGATTAACGACTTGCTTGCGGATCTCATAATGGTGATCGGCCATACAAGCTACTTGCGGTAAATGCGTAATAGAGAAAATTTGGCAGCGACGCGATAGTTGGGAAAGCTTCTCTGCAATCGATTGTGCCGCGCGTCCGCTTACACCGGTATCCACTTCGTCAAATATGAGTACTGGTATTTGATCATGCTCAGCAAATATCGCTTTCAGGGCAAGCATAACCCGCGACATCTCGCCGCCTGAAGCAATTTTATTCAATGGTTTAAGCGGCTCTCCAGGGTTGGGAGCCAGCATAAACACTGCTTCGTCACAGCCATTGCTATTAAGCACTACAGCTGATTCCTTTTGATCATGCTGCTTTATTCTGTCCATTTGAACAGAAAAAATCGTATTAGGCATTTGTAATTGACGCAGCTCACGCTCAATGGACTCCGCCAAACGTGTTGAAGCATGATTGCGCAGCTTCGACAGCTCCTCAGCAAGTTCAAGTGCCGACTTAAACAGCGTTGCTTCGCTATTACGCAGCTTTTCTAAATAGTCATCGCGGTTTTCGATCTTGTCGCGCTCCACGACGATACTTTTATAATAAACGAGAATATCCTCAATGCTCTCGCCATATTTACGTTTCAAACCATGAATGAGGTCTAGACGATCCTCGATAGTCGAAAGCTGCTCCGGATCTGATTCAATGGTATCTCTGTAATCTCTAAGTTGAAAAGCGGCATCCTCAGCTTGATAATAAGCCGATTGGAGCTGTTCAAGCAACGGCCCGACAATATTTGGATCATACGTCTGAATATCCGATAGCTTAATAATCGCTTTATTCAAAGCATCCAAGCCAGCATCGCCATACAATAAAGAATAAGCTTCTGTTACATTATCCATCCGTTTGCTGGCGTATTGCAGCTTGCGTTTCTCTTCAGCCAAGCTTTCATCTTCTCCAACTTTGAGCTGGGCATTTGAAATTTCTTCGATTTGAAAACGGTACAAGTCCAGCATTTGCACATTATGGCGTGCTGAATCTTCAAGCTCTCGCAGCGCCGCTCTTGCCTGCTGCAGCTCTTTGTATACCGCTTTATAAGTCTGCTTGCGCTCAATCAATAAGTCACCTGCGAACATGTCAAGCCACTCCAGATGCCTCTCTGTTCGCAGCAAAGATTGATGCTCATGCTGACCATGAATATTAACTAAGCATTCTCCAATTTCACGAAGCATCGTCATGGTGACCAGCTGTCCATTCACTCGGCTGCTGCTTTTGCCTTGGGAGGTGAGCTCACGACGAATGACAAGCATCTCGTCATGTAATGCCTCTACTCCTAGTCTCTCCAGCACATGCCATACAGGATGCATCCGCGGCAAATCAAACATCGCATCCATTTCCGCCTTCTGACAGCCATACCTGACCATATCTGCGGAGCCCCGTCCTCCAACAATTAAGCTAAGCGCGTCAATAATGATGGATTTACCCGCTCCCGTCTCCCCCGTCAAAACATGAAAGCCATGGTGGAACGAAACCGTCACCTGCTCAACTACAGCTAAATTTCGAATGGACAGCTCTCGCAACATAAACTGATGCCTCCTAAAATTGGTGTGTTAGTTCAATAGCTCCAGCAACCTCTCTACGACCTCATTGCTCTGAGCTTTCGTGCGGCAAATAATCAAAATCGTATCGTCTCCGCAAATGGTTCCCATTACTTCCTGCCACTCCATATTGTCCAGCAGCGCGCAAATCGTATTGGCTGTGCCCGGCAAACATTTCATTACGACCAAATTGTCTGTGAAATCGATGTTTACGAAGTGATCGAGCAGTGCCCGCTTGAGCTTATGAATCGGATTGATCCGTTGTTTCTCCTGCGGCAACGAATATCTGTATCTGCCATCCTCTGCTGGAACCTTAATGAGCATAAGCTCCTTAATATCACGTGATACTGTAGCTTGCGTTACCTGCAATCCGGTATTGCGCAGTGCTTCAACTAGCTCCTCCTGCGTCTCCACAACCTGATTCGTAATAATTTCCTTAATTTTAAATTGACGTATTCCCTTCATAAATAAAGCGCCTCCCAAACATGCTATTCTACAACTGAAAAACAACTTTTCTAATGGAGCGTTCCTTCACATTAATAAACAGGATACCCTGGCATTTCGGCAGCAACAGCGCGTACACAAGCAGCCTGTCCCTTATTCCGCTTCCCGTCCAATCCATCGGCATACGATCCCTTGCAGTCTTCACGATGTATAACTCTCCGTCAAGTTCTGCAATATAATCTATATACAAGCGGCTGTCCAGCTCTTGGCCATCCAAGTCAATCTGAATGGGGATCCGGTGCTTGCCTGAAACGACGTGATATCCACTCTGCTCAAGAAACAGAACGTTCTCATCATTCGGATCAAGCGGAACACCTTTACCAAGCTTCAAGCGGTTAAAGGAGGCTGGCTCATGCAGCCAGCGATGAAACAATCGAAACAACCACAGGATTAACAAGGCGGAGGCAACTAGCATAATTAACCAGTCACCGTATTTGTCCATATGCAACCCTCCATCCAAAACATCCTTATATGTATTGGTTCGTGATGGACGAGGCATATTCCTGTCAATGTTTATAAAGCGAACGCATGTTTGGTTGAGTCCAGTGTATCAAAAAAGACCCAACTCTGTAAAGTAAAAAATAGGGGAACGCCTGATCGCCTTAGCGATGCAGGCATTCCCCTCGCAGCTTGTTACTGTTTTTCAGCGGAAAAGGTACCGCTCGCCTGCTTGACGAGCTCCATAATTGCCGCATCATCGGGAACCTGCTGATTAGGCTGGTTATCCCAAATCCAGTAAGCTAAAAATTCAATATTGCCCTCTCCGCCTGTAATAGGTGAAAAGGATAGATCACGCAGCGTATAACCCATCTCAGCAGCAGCCTGCGTTACATTGCGCAGTACCTCTGCATGTACCTTAGAGTCCCTTATCACGCCAGATTTCCCTACTTTATCTCGCCCTGCCTCAAATTGCGGCTTGATTAACGCCATCACGCCTGAGCCTGGATCAATTAATCCAGCCAGCGCAGGCAAAATGAGCTTCAATGAGATAAAAGAAACATCAATAGTGGCAAATGTAGGCTTAGGCCCTAGCAGCTCTTCAGGCTTTATATAACGGAAGTTAACGCGCTCCATGACGTTCACACGTGGATCTTGGCGCAGCGACCAATCCAGCTGATTGTAGCCCACGTCAATGGCATAAACGTATTCCGCTCCATTTTGCAAAGCGCAATCCGTAAAACCCCCAGTCGAAGCTCCAATATCCAGCATCGTACGTCCAGCGAGATCCAGCTCAAAGGCGCGAATGGCCTTCTCCAGCTTTAGGCCCCCACGACTCACATAGGCATGAATAGCGCCTTTTACTTTAATATCCGCCGTGCGAGCAATTTTCATTCCGCTCTTATCGATCGGTTCGTTGTCCACCAGAACAAGGCCTGCCATTAGCGCTTTCTTCGCCTTCTCCCTGCTTTCATAAAAACCACGCTCGACGAGCAGCACATCTATTCGTTCTTTAGGTGTCGTCATTCTGTTACCTAGCCTTCTAATGCTGTCCAGTAATGCGCATTTTACTGCGAGGATGCATGTTTTTGAGCTCAGCCGCTATCCGTTCGCCCGTCAGGCCCACTTCAGCGCGCTGCTCTTTAATGGAACCATGTTCAATAAATTGGTCTGGAATACCGACAATGCGGATTGGCAGGCCATAAATACCACGGAGTGAGTAAAATTCAAGAATCGCACTGCCTAGACCGCCAAGTTCTGCTCCTTCTTCCAGCACAATGATGTTTTTACCTTCATTAGCAAGAGACAACAGCATTTGCTCATCCATAGGCTTAATAAAGCGAGCATTTACAATACGGACATTCATGCCATCACGCTTCAGCAGATCAGCTGCTTCTTCCGCCACTTGCAGCATAGGTCCGATAGCAATAATAACTGCCGAATCACCTTCACGCACAATTTCCCATGAACCGATTGGCAGCGGCAGCAGCTCAGCATCAATGGTTACGCCAAGACCGTTGATCCGCGGATAACGGACCGCAATCGGACCCTCATTATAATCAACCGCCGTCTTCATCATCCGGCGCAGCTCATTTTCATCCTTTGGCATCATAATGACGAGATTTGGCACATGACGCAAAAATGGAATATCGTACACGCCATGATGGGTTTCCCCATCGGGACCAACAAAGCCAGCACGGTCGATAGCAAAAATAACATTCAAGTTTTGGCGGCAAATATCATGCACAACCTGATCATACGCTCTTTGCAGAAACGTAGAATAAACGGCAAATACCGGCTTCATTCCTTCAATTGCCAGTGCCGCAGACATCGTCGCCGCATGCTGCTCAGCAATGCCAACATCGATCATGCGCCCTGGAAAACGAGCTGCGAATTCCATTAGCCCTGATCCGCCCGGCATAGCAGGCGTAACGGCAATAATGCGCTCATCCTTCTCGGCCAACTCAATCAGCACATCGCCAAATACCTGCGTATACATTGGCGAGCCGACGGCCTTGACAACCTGACCCGACTCGATCTTGTAAGGAGAGATGCCATGCCATTTGTGTGAATCTGCTTCCGCTGGAGAGTAGCCTTTACCTTTAACCGTCACCACATGCACAAGAACAGGTCCTGGCACGGAATCTGCCTGGCGGAAAATATCCAAAAGCTGCTCCATATCATGTCCGTCAACTGGTCCCAAATAAGTGAGACCAAATTGCTCAAAAAGTATGCCGGTTACAAGCAAATATTTCAGGCTGTCTTTAAACTTTTCCGCCGTCTTGGCCAGCTTGCCGCCGACAGCAGGAATTTTATTCAAGAAATGCTGCAGTTCTTCCTTCGCCTTCTGATAATGGCGATCAGAACGGATTTTCCCTAGATATTGATGCATCGCACCGACATTCGGCGCAATGGACATCTCATTGTCGTTCAGTACCACAATCATTTTTTTCTTCTCATGACCGATATGATTAAGCGCCTCAAAGGCCATCCCGCCAGTCAAAGCACCGTCGCCAATGACGGCAACAACCCGATTGTCCTCGCCTTTAAAGTCTCGCGCCATCGCCATACCAATTGCTGCAGACAGTGATGTGCTGCTATGTCCGGCTTCCCAAACATCATGCACGCTTTCGTCGCGTTTCACAAACCCGCACATGCCTTTATATTGACGCAGTGAATCGAAGCGATCCATGCGCCCTGTTAAAATTTTATGCACATAAGATTGATGACCTACATCAAATACAAATTTATCCTTTGGGCTGTCAAATAAATAATGAAGAACGAGCGTCAGCTCCACAACTCCTAGATTGGAAGCAAGGTGACCACCCGTAACGGAAAGCTTCTCAATGAGAAACTGGCGCACTTCACCTGCAAGCAGCTCCAGTTCTTTCTTGGAAAACCCTTTTAAATCCTGAGGACCGTTTATATGTTCAAGCAGCACAGTACTTCCTCGCTTTCGCGAACAGCAGACATCACTGTTCAATAGACGTCAAAATATTTAAACTATTATAACATAGGCTTTATTTTTTTCCCAATGCTTAAGACATTAGAGCGGATTAATGATCCCTCTGCACCAGATAATCAGCGATTTGCAGCAGTCTGTCAGGTGCTGCAAGTCCCGCACTCAGCACCGCTGACTTCGCGTCCTGCGTCAAACGCTCTACTTGAGCCTTGCTATCTTCAAGCCCCATCAGAAAAGGATATGTTACTTTTTGTTGTTCGACATCGCTGTTCGTCTTCTTGCCAAGCTTGCTCTCATCACCGATCAAATCTAGAATGTCATCTTGAATTTGAAAAGCTAGCCCAATATTGCGGCCATACTGCTCCAGCAGTTTGATCTGCTCTTCCGTTGCACCGCCAATTCGTGCGCCAGCTGTAACAGAGAACACAACCAGATCGCCGGTTTTGTGCAAATGAATATATTCAAGCTCTGCAAGCGACGTGATGCCCTGCTCACCCAGCATATCTGCTACTTGCCCACCGACCATGCCTCTGGCTCCGGCAAGCATCGCCAAATCTTCCACAATATCGAGTGCAACCTGCGCACTGACACCGCCAGCTTTAGCCGCTTTAGGAATTAAATGAAACGCATGGGTCAGCAGCGCGTCACCAGCCAAAATCGCCATAGCCTCTCCGTAAACCTTATGGTTCGTCAGTTTGCCGCGGCGATAATCATCATTATCCATCGCTGGCAAATCATCATGAATTAAGGAATACGTGTGTATGCATTCAATCGCGCAAGCTACAGGCAAGGCTTTGCTCACCGTATCTTCATCACCGCTAATAGCCTCAGCTACAGCGAGCACAAGAGCCGGCCGCAAGCGTTTTCCACCCGCTTCCAGGGAATACATCATGGATTCACGGAGCTTATCCGGAACCTCCCACTGCGCAGGCAGCACATCGGTTAGCGCCTGCTCTACGATGGCGGCGCATTGCGCCAAATAAGTTTTTATCAAAACCGTGTCGCTCAAGCGTTATTCTCCTTTGTCTTCGCTCGGTGGAGCAAACGTTTTTTTCTGAAAGCCCTGCTCTGTTTCAATGAGCGTCTCGATCTTCTGCTCCACCTGCTCCAGCTTGCCGCTGCACAGCTTTGACAGACGCATGCCCTCTTGAAATAGATCAATCGCCGTCTCCAGCGGAACATCACCGTTTTCAAGCTTTTCTACAATCGTGTCAAGCTGCTCCATCGCCTGCTCAAAGCTAAGCTCGGTTGCTTCTTTCTTTGCCACTGCTGCCCTCTCCCTCCAACGACGATACCTCACAGGTCATCTGCCCATCGGCTAGTTTCACCTGTACGGTATCCCCTACCTTCACATCTGCTACTGACTTGACCAAGCGCTGCTCCGACTCTTCATAAACTAATCCGTATCCCCTTGCCATCACCTTAAGCGGACTAAGCGCATCAAGCTGGCGTATGGAGCTATGGAGCCTAAGCTGCTTCTCTTGCAGCGTTTGCTGGATGATCTGTTCCAGCCGTTTCGAAGTTCCTTTAAGCCTGCTTGCGGCAAAATGCACGCGCTGCCCCGTATGATGCCCGGCAAGCGTCGCATGCAATCGCTCCAGCCTGCTTCGCCCGCGCTGCGCTGCTTTAAGTGTTCGCTGGCGCAAGCGTTCCTCCAGCAAATCAAGGCGCTGCGCCTGCTCCAGCAAATATTTGCGAGGATAAAGGAAAAAAGGCGAACGGCGCACACGTGCAAGCTGCTCCTTGCGGCTGCGTATAAGCTGGCGCAGCGATTGCTCCAGCTGCTGGCGCTGCCTGCTTAAATGCTTCTCCAGCTCGGCTGCATGCGGTACAGCCAGTTCAGCTGCTGCAGTAGGCGTCGCTGCCCGCAAATCTGCAACGAAGTCAGCAATCGTGTAATCGGTCTCATGGCCGACTGCGCTGATGATTGGAATAGCGGATGCAGCGATGCTGCGCGCTACCTGCTCTTCATTAAACGCCCAAAGCTCTTCAAGCGAGCCGCCGCCGCGTCCTACAATTAATACGTCGATTTCGCCAAAACGATTCATTGCTTCTATCGCATGTGAAATGGAAGGTGCTGCTTGCGCTCCTTGCACCAGCACCGGATAAACATAAATACGCGCAGCGGGATAGCGGCGCTGCAGCGTAATCATCATATCGCGAACCGCTGCCCCTGTCGGCGAAGTAATCAGTCCGATCGCTCTAGGAAAGCGTGGAATCGGGCGCTTACGCTCAGCGGCAAACAGCCCTTCTTCCTCCAGCTTGCTCTTGAGCTGCTCGAAAGCGAGATACAAGCTTCCAATACCATCTGGCTGCATGGCGGCCACATAAAACTGATAGTTGCCATCCCGCTCATAGACAGAAATGTTTCCGCGCGCCATCACTTTAGCGCCTTCACGAGGAATAAAAGGCAGCCGCTGGTTATGCGAAGCAAACATGACGCATTTCAACCGACTGTCTTTATCCTTAAGTGTAAAATACATATGACCGCTGGAATGATGCGTAAAATTAGAAATCTCTCCGCGCAGCCACACATCGCCAAGCACAGCGTCCGAGTCCATTTTCATCCGGATATATCGGTTAATGTCCTTTATCGAATAAACCCGCGGCTGTTCTTTCATCGCCTTACTCTCCGATTCCGTTTGCGCGCTTAGCTGCCTTAATGGTGTTCTGGATCAGCATCGTAATCGTCATTGGACCGACGCCGCCTGGCACAGGCGTAATATAACCAGCAGTTTCCAGGCAATCCTCGTAATCCACATCGCCCGCCAGCTTGCCATCAGCCAGACGGTTAATGCCCACATCAATAACGACTGCGCCTGGCTTCACGAATTTGCTGTCAATCGCTTTCGCTTTGCCGATGGCTACGACAAGAATATCCGCCTGCTTGGCGATCTCTTCCATATTCGCTGTTTTGGAATGGCAGATCGTCACCGTAGCATGCTCTCTAAGCAGCAGCATTGCGACAGGCTTGCCGACAATATTGCTTCGTCCTATGACAACTGCATGCTTGCCTGCAATATCAACGCCACTGCGTTTAATTAGTTCAATAACGCCCGCCGGCGTACATGGCAGCAAGCTATCATCGCCTATTACCAGATTACCCACACTTTCAGGATGGAAACCGTCGACGTCCTTTTCCACACGAATCGCATCAATAACAGCCTTCTCGTTAATATGCTTAGGCAGCGGCAGCTGCACCAAAATACCATTAATGCTATCCTGCTCATTAAGCTTGGCGATCAGCGCCAAAACTTCCTCTTCCGTTGCCGATTCGGCCAAACGGTGAACCTCGGAATATAATCCAAGCTGCTGGCAGGCCTTTTCCTTGGAACCGACGTATACTTTAGAAGCGGGATCTTCACCAACCAATACAACTGCAAGACCCGGAACAACACCCTTTTCTTTAAGCGAAGCCGTATCTGCCCCAATTTCCTCACGAATAAGATCCGAAATCTGTTTGCCTAAAATGATATGTGCGCTCATAATGTGTCGCTCCCCTTCTTGCCAACCGGCCTTTCGCGCCGGCGGTTTCCTAGTTTGTATGATCAGGCTCGGCTTTCAGTTGATCAAGTCCGCTAATCAGCTTGCCTAACACGCCATTTACGAACTTGCCAGACTCTTCCGTGCCGAAATGCTTCGCTAGTTCAATTGCCTCATTGATAACCGCTTTCGGCGGCACATCGTCGCTGAATACCATCTCAAAGCATGCCAGACGCAAAACCTGACGGTCTACCCGAGACAGCCTGTCAACCTGCCAACCGGTCAAATGATCCTGCAGCATGTCGTCAATCGCCGCTTTCCGCTCCGCGACGCCCATGACGAGCTGTCTTACAAAATCATCATCCGCATTGCCAATATCTCCTGGCTCTGCGCCGATCTCATTAGCGGAATGCGCCTCTTCAAGAAGCATGTCCACCGCTTCATCAGCAGTGACTTCATTCATTTCCATTTGGTACAAACTTGATACTGCAATTTCTCTCGCTAATCTACGTTTCATGGGACCTCCACAGCAGTTGCACTGCTTACTGAAATTTATTATTGCTAGCGTAAACGGCTGAAGCCGTTCTTTGGCGGCAAAGCCAAATATAAGCACATCACTTATAAAGTCTTATAATTTCAAAAAAACCTATGATCTCCTCCCTGCCTCGAACAACCGGCAATCCGGCTTCCGGAGAACGGAGGAGACCACAGGATTATCTAAACGGGCGAAATCTTTCCATTAGTACGCTCCAAACTTGCTGCCATGGAGCGACCGGATCCTGCCGCAAA
This genomic window contains:
- the spo0A gene encoding sporulation transcription factor Spo0A — encoded protein: MQKIDVLLADDNREFTNLLSEYISDQSDMNVSGVAYNGEEVLRHLEESRKMPDVLILDIIMPHLDGLGVLERLREMNISPMPKIIMLTAFGQENITQKAVQLGASYYILKPFDMDILANRIRQLFGNSSYSASSSYNSNSSTVKSNVVPLAKGKNLDANITSIIHEIGVPAHIKGYQYLREAITMVYNNIEILGAITKTLYPAIAEKFKTTPSRVERAIRHAIEVAWTRGNIDSISHLFGYTINISKSKPTNSEFIAMVADKLRIEHKVS
- the spoIVB gene encoding SpoIVB peptidase; the protein is MNSSKRKRWFGLVLVILICMVGFSTPFQHLASIPNELRLFTGQSKRLQYGVPVHAQVTVDPRMLQVNGSSTRSLSVNLNEPLSLHSQQSGETRMKVKLFGKIPFKTVKVNVVPDLKVIPGGQTIGVKVKSAGILVVGHHQVTSQNGSKQSPGELAGLRLGDLIVKIDGQKVTEVRKVAELVGQAGNNKKALDIVYKRSGQLSKTVLNPSYDAEDRTWRLGLYIRDSAAGVGTLTFYAPDQGVYGALGHVITDMDTQTAIEVGDGQILQSSVTSINKSQNGEPGEKRAHFVKESKVLGNVERNTPFGIFGKMNENPTHSYNSSALPVAFAEEVAEGPAQIYTVVNGQKVEKFDIEISHVMKQNSPATKGMVIKITDKRLLDKTGGIVQGMSGSPIIQNGKLVGAVTHVFVNDPTSGYGCFIEWMLQDAGVLLKSTLQQDSQTAA
- the recN gene encoding DNA repair protein RecN; the encoded protein is MLRELSIRNLAVVEQVTVSFHHGFHVLTGETGAGKSIIIDALSLIVGGRGSADMVRYGCQKAEMDAMFDLPRMHPVWHVLERLGVEALHDEMLVIRRELTSQGKSSSRVNGQLVTMTMLREIGECLVNIHGQHEHQSLLRTERHLEWLDMFAGDLLIERKQTYKAVYKELQQARAALRELEDSARHNVQMLDLYRFQIEEISNAQLKVGEDESLAEEKRKLQYASKRMDNVTEAYSLLYGDAGLDALNKAIIKLSDIQTYDPNIVGPLLEQLQSAYYQAEDAAFQLRDYRDTIESDPEQLSTIEDRLDLIHGLKRKYGESIEDILVYYKSIVVERDKIENRDDYLEKLRNSEATLFKSALELAEELSKLRNHASTRLAESIERELRQLQMPNTIFSVQMDRIKQHDQKESAVVLNSNGCDEAVFMLAPNPGEPLKPLNKIASGGEMSRVMLALKAIFAEHDQIPVLIFDEVDTGVSGRAAQSIAEKLSQLSRRCQIFSITHLPQVACMADHHYEIRKQVVNQRTATSIKEIMSSTRIEELARMLGGVEVTEKTRHHAQEMLDLALRQKGA
- the argR gene encoding transcriptional regulator ArgR, which produces MKGIRQFKIKEIITNQVVETQEELVEALRNTGLQVTQATVSRDIKELMLIKVPAEDGRYRYSLPQEKQRINPIHKLKRALLDHFVNIDFTDNLVVMKCLPGTANTICALLDNMEWQEVMGTICGDDTILIICRTKAQSNEVVERLLELLN
- a CDS encoding TlyA family RNA methyltransferase → MTTPKERIDVLLVERGFYESREKAKKALMAGLVLVDNEPIDKSGMKIARTADIKVKGAIHAYVSRGGLKLEKAIRAFELDLAGRTMLDIGASTGGFTDCALQNGAEYVYAIDVGYNQLDWSLRQDPRVNVMERVNFRYIKPEELLGPKPTFATIDVSFISLKLILPALAGLIDPGSGVMALIKPQFEAGRDKVGKSGVIRDSKVHAEVLRNVTQAAAEMGYTLRDLSFSPITGGEGNIEFLAYWIWDNQPNQQVPDDAAIMELVKQASGTFSAEKQ
- the dxs gene encoding 1-deoxy-D-xylulose-5-phosphate synthase, with the protein product MLLEHINGPQDLKGFSKKELELLAGEVRQFLIEKLSVTGGHLASNLGVVELTLVLHYLFDSPKDKFVFDVGHQSYVHKILTGRMDRFDSLRQYKGMCGFVKRDESVHDVWEAGHSSTSLSAAIGMAMARDFKGEDNRVVAVIGDGALTGGMAFEALNHIGHEKKKMIVVLNDNEMSIAPNVGAMHQYLGKIRSDRHYQKAKEELQHFLNKIPAVGGKLAKTAEKFKDSLKYLLVTGILFEQFGLTYLGPVDGHDMEQLLDIFRQADSVPGPVLVHVVTVKGKGYSPAEADSHKWHGISPYKIESGQVVKAVGSPMYTQVFGDVLIELAEKDERIIAVTPAMPGGSGLMEFAARFPGRMIDVGIAEQHAATMSAALAIEGMKPVFAVYSTFLQRAYDQVVHDICRQNLNVIFAIDRAGFVGPDGETHHGVYDIPFLRHVPNLVIMMPKDENELRRMMKTAVDYNEGPIAVRYPRINGLGVTIDAELLPLPIGSWEIVREGDSAVIIAIGPMLQVAEEAADLLKRDGMNVRIVNARFIKPMDEQMLLSLANEGKNIIVLEEGAELGGLGSAILEFYSLRGIYGLPIRIVGIPDQFIEHGSIKEQRAEVGLTGERIAAELKNMHPRSKMRITGQH
- a CDS encoding polyprenyl synthetase family protein; protein product: MSDTVLIKTYLAQCAAIVEQALTDVLPAQWEVPDKLRESMMYSLEAGGKRLRPALVLAVAEAISGDEDTVSKALPVACAIECIHTYSLIHDDLPAMDNDDYRRGKLTNHKVYGEAMAILAGDALLTHAFHLIPKAAKAGGVSAQVALDIVEDLAMLAGARGMVGGQVADMLGEQGITSLAELEYIHLHKTGDLVVFSVTAGARIGGATEEQIKLLEQYGRNIGLAFQIQDDILDLIGDESKLGKKTNSDVEQQKVTYPFLMGLEDSKAQVERLTQDAKSAVLSAGLAAPDRLLQIADYLVQRDH